One segment of Gammaproteobacteria bacterium DNA contains the following:
- a CDS encoding thioredoxin domain-containing protein — MTSAARAHRNALAGETSPYLLQHAGNPVDWHPWGDEALKLARETGRPILLSVGYSACHWCHVMAHESFEDEETAALMNEHFVNIKVDREERPDLDKIYQTAQYLLTRRSGGWPLTMFLTHDDHVPFYGGTYFPGEPRWGMPSFKDLLRHIAEVYRERLPELREQNQAVLEALRGQMSTQNDEDLPAPSSEPLLKARRDIENGFDAVDGGFGAAPKFPHPPMLERLLRHHAASVAAGESDAPALHMAVFTLRKMAEGGMYDQIGGGFARYSVDAHWMIPHFEKMLYDNAQLLGLYVQAWQITGDPCFRQIAMETADWVTRDMQSPEGGYYSSLDADSEGHEGKFYAWSREEVRALLTDAEYAVLAPHYGLSHAPNFEGQWHFHVMQSLEDVAAAAKLEITQARELLNSARAKLLTVRNKRIWPGRDEKILTSWNALMIKTMALAGFHLDRQDYLDSARRALDFLRARMWQGNRLLATYKDNHAHLNAYLDDYAFLIDALLMMLSVHWRDEDLAWVTALADVLLEQFEDKEKGGFYFTAHDHEQLILRSKTCADEALPAGNGIAALVLGRLGHLLGNERYLLAAERTLKSCWLAILQHPSAHLTLLSALEELLQPPQTVVLRGTGDELIAWQRIAMRGYVPRRQVFAIPTDAQNLPSLLAAREPSKSGTVAYVCEGTHCEAPVSKSGELEKLVEKIDG, encoded by the coding sequence ATGACCTCCGCCGCAAGGGCTCACCGTAACGCCCTCGCAGGCGAAACCAGTCCGTATTTGTTGCAGCACGCCGGGAACCCGGTGGACTGGCATCCGTGGGGCGATGAGGCGCTCAAGCTCGCGCGCGAGACGGGCAGGCCCATCCTGCTGTCGGTGGGCTACTCGGCCTGTCACTGGTGCCACGTCATGGCGCACGAATCCTTTGAGGACGAAGAGACGGCGGCATTGATGAACGAGCACTTCGTCAACATCAAGGTTGATCGCGAGGAACGCCCCGACCTCGACAAAATCTACCAGACGGCGCAATACCTGCTGACCCGGCGCTCGGGTGGCTGGCCGCTCACCATGTTCCTCACCCACGATGACCATGTGCCGTTCTACGGCGGCACCTACTTCCCGGGCGAGCCGCGCTGGGGCATGCCCTCGTTCAAGGATTTGCTGCGGCACATCGCCGAGGTGTACCGCGAGCGGCTGCCTGAACTGCGTGAGCAGAACCAGGCCGTGCTGGAGGCCCTGCGCGGGCAGATGTCCACGCAAAACGACGAAGATCTCCCTGCGCCCTCCTCCGAACCGCTGCTGAAGGCCCGGCGCGACATTGAAAACGGTTTCGACGCGGTCGACGGCGGCTTCGGCGCGGCGCCCAAATTTCCGCATCCACCCATGCTGGAGCGGCTGTTACGGCATCACGCCGCATCCGTGGCAGCGGGTGAGTCCGATGCGCCGGCCCTGCATATGGCGGTGTTCACCCTGCGGAAAATGGCGGAGGGCGGCATGTACGACCAGATCGGCGGCGGCTTCGCGCGCTATTCCGTCGATGCCCACTGGATGATCCCGCACTTCGAGAAGATGCTGTACGACAATGCGCAGTTGCTGGGGCTGTACGTGCAGGCTTGGCAAATTACGGGCGATCCCTGCTTCCGCCAGATTGCGATGGAAACCGCCGACTGGGTGACCCGCGACATGCAATCTCCGGAAGGCGGCTATTACTCTTCGCTGGACGCCGACTCGGAGGGACACGAGGGCAAGTTTTACGCTTGGTCGCGCGAGGAAGTGCGCGCCCTGCTGACGGATGCCGAATATGCCGTCCTCGCACCACATTATGGTCTTTCCCATGCGCCGAATTTCGAAGGGCAATGGCATTTTCACGTCATGCAATCCCTTGAAGACGTTGCGGCAGCTGCAAAACTGGAGATCACACAAGCACGCGAATTGCTAAACTCCGCGCGCGCAAAGCTACTCACAGTACGCAACAAGCGCATCTGGCCCGGACGCGACGAGAAGATTTTGACCTCATGGAACGCGTTGATGATCAAAACCATGGCGCTGGCGGGATTTCATTTGGATCGCCAGGATTATCTCGACAGCGCACGGCGGGCGCTGGATTTTCTGCGCGCGCGCATGTGGCAGGGCAATCGCCTGCTTGCGACATACAAGGACAACCACGCGCATCTCAATGCCTATCTGGACGATTACGCCTTCCTGATTGATGCGCTGTTGATGATGCTCTCCGTGCACTGGCGCGATGAGGACCTGGCCTGGGTCACAGCGCTGGCCGATGTGCTGTTGGAGCAGTTTGAAGACAAGGAGAAAGGCGGCTTTTATTTCACCGCGCATGATCACGAGCAGCTCATCCTGCGCAGCAAGACCTGCGCCGATGAGGCGCTGCCCGCCGGCAACGGCATCGCCGCGCTGGTGCTGGGACGATTGGGACACTTGCTTGGGAATGAGCGCTATTTGCTGGCTGCCGAACGCACGCTCAAATCCTGCTGGCTCGCTATCTTGCAACATCCCTCCGCGCATCTGACCCTGCTCTCGGCACTCGAAGAATTATTACAACCGCCACAGACCGTAGTGTTGCGCGGCACTGGTGATGAACTCATCGCCTGGCAGCGTATCGCCATGCGTGGTTACGTCCCCCGCCGTCAGGTCTTTGCCATTCCCACCGATGCCCAAAATCTGCCATCGCTGCTGGCCGCGCGTGAACCTTCCAAAAGCGGTACAGTGGCTTATGTCTGCGAAGGCACCCACTGCGAAGCCCCGGTATCCAAGTCAGGGGAACTTGAGAAACTAGTAGAGAAAATAGACGGTTGA
- a CDS encoding carbohydrate kinase family protein, whose translation MSALICGSFAYDNIMVFEDRFKNHILPDKIHILNVSFLVPRMRREFGGCAGNIAYNLKLLGGWPLPMGTVGGDFRPYRQWLGENQIPDRHVTEISGMLTAQAFITTDLDDNQITAFHPGAMNFAHMNKVASANGVTIGVIAPDGRDGMVEHAAQFAAAGIPFIFDPGQGMPMFNGDELRRFLTQAAWVTLNDYEWQLMQDRTGLSIEQITQQVQALIVTRGADGSSIHTKEKTYDIPIAKAKELVDPTGCGDAYRAGLLYGLMNKLDWETTGRIAALMGAIKIESAGTQNHRFSKDDFWARFRESFQRNL comes from the coding sequence ATGTCAGCGCTGATCTGCGGTTCGTTCGCCTACGACAACATCATGGTCTTTGAAGACCGCTTCAAGAACCACATCCTGCCCGACAAGATACACATCCTGAACGTGTCCTTCCTGGTGCCGCGGATGCGGCGCGAATTCGGCGGCTGCGCCGGCAACATCGCCTACAACCTCAAACTGCTCGGCGGCTGGCCGCTGCCAATGGGCACGGTCGGCGGCGATTTCCGCCCCTACCGGCAGTGGCTGGGAGAGAATCAGATTCCAGACCGGCACGTCACCGAAATTTCCGGCATGCTGACGGCGCAGGCGTTTATCACCACCGATCTCGACGACAACCAGATCACCGCCTTCCATCCCGGCGCGATGAATTTCGCGCACATGAATAAAGTCGCGTCGGCGAACGGCGTGACCATCGGCGTCATCGCCCCCGACGGCCGCGATGGCATGGTCGAACATGCCGCGCAGTTCGCCGCCGCGGGCATCCCCTTCATCTTCGATCCCGGCCAGGGCATGCCGATGTTCAACGGCGATGAACTGCGACGATTCCTCACGCAGGCCGCCTGGGTGACGCTGAACGACTACGAATGGCAGTTGATGCAGGATCGCACGGGCTTGAGCATCGAGCAGATCACGCAGCAGGTGCAGGCGTTGATCGTGACGCGCGGCGCCGATGGCTCCTCGATCCATACCAAGGAGAAAACCTATGATATCCCGATTGCCAAAGCCAAGGAGTTGGTTGATCCTACGGGCTGCGGCGATGCCTATCGGGCGGGTCTTCTATATGGCCTCATGAACAAGCTTGATTGGGAGACCACGGGGCGCATCGCCGCGCTCATGGGCGCCATCAAGATCGAATCCGCCGGCACCCAGAACCACCGTTTCAGCAAGGACGATTTCTGGGCCCGCTTCCGCGAAAGTTTCCAGCGCAACCTTTAG